CCGCCGCCTCTTTAGCCAACGCACGAAATTGCCCATCATGCTGTTCATCACCCGGCCAGCTTGTGGAAAGCTCTTGCAGGAACTGCTCTGCAAACTCTCGCGCATCACAAATTTTCCCCGTGTTGACTCCGTTACCGAAGGGATCAACAGACCGGTTGATGAATGCCTCCATCCAAGCATCATAGGCGGCAAGTCCGTTGCGATGATTCGATGATTCAAGTTCAACATACGTGTCGTGGGCATGATTGACGGCAAGCTGGAGAGCGCCCCTCAGTATACTCCGACGGTCGACCGGCCGGGAACCTGTAACCGCCAGCACATACAGCTCCGTGACTTCGCCCCGTCCCAGCTTTTCGTATGGCAGTTCGCCGTCCTTTCGAATGTCCCTGCATTGAAAAATGCGTTTCTCATCGTCATAGCCGTAGATGACTCCCCACTCCGGAATGAATAAGTCCCAGCCAAGTGCAGGCAACCCTCTGTCAATTGTCTCTTGGACGAGTCTGATTCCTTCTTCTAATTCCTCTGGAGTTGGAGGAGTATTAGTCTGTTTCCCTGCGGTTTGTATCGTAAAGCCAAGGTTCTGCATCACTTCGCCATGACGAAGCTTCCAATCGAAAAAAGAATAGCTGCCGACCTCGACCGCTTCCCGATCGATGATGATGCGAAATGCATGACCAGAATAGCCCATTACATTAACCAGAGACATACCCGCCTTATCCGTATATTGCAGTATGCTGTGCAGCGCGGTTGTATCTGTGTTGTGACTCCATGTAAAATCAGTTCTGTTCCCCATAATATCTCAATCCTTCCAAGTTATTTTGTATAACGGCGGAGCGAGCAGTCTCTTTACCGGTTTTCCTGATTGCTGCGGCTGCTTCACATACAAGCTGATATGAACGCGAATACGTTCCTGTTGAATCTTGGTCCGGGACCGGGAAATGCCGTTATATACATTAGCGACGGCGGTATCCAGTAAAGCGGCAATATCCTGCGGTGGAAGCTGGTCGAAAAAGTACGCTTCAAAAAAGATGCGTCTTTCCCGCCTGCTCAAGCAATGAAGCAGGCTGCGAATTCCGTCGATAAGCTCTTTGCGCAGGAGGGCCGTCGACGGATCATTCGTTTGTCTGGCCGCATCCAGGGCAGATCTGCTAAGATGGAAGAGCACCCGGTCAATATCGGACCAATCCTGGCGGGCGGTATGTTGACCTGCCGTGCCAACTCCGCTAGGTCTCTCGGTGCCGCCTTCAAAGGTTACACAGCTTGTGAATGGCCGCTCATTCCGATGCGGGCCTCCGCGGCGCAGCTTCATATTGGCCTCATTGCGTACAATCTTGGTTAGCCACGGGGTAAACCGGCTGCTGTCGATCAATGTGCCCAGATGAAGAAATGCTCGGACGAGCGCATCTTGCACAACATCTTCGGCAAGGTGGTGGTCACGTGTCATGGCGTATGCCAGACCGAATGCTTTAGACCGGCTGCTTCGGACCAGCTCACCGAATGCATCCGGGTCCCCGGTTCTAGCTTTGGCAACAAGGTCCGCCTCTTTAATGGGCCTAGGTTCATCGTCATTGTTCGCGTCCACCTGTACCGGGTCAACCTGCAGCAGCAAGCGTTCTGATTCCGGCAATCTGCTCGCTCCTTTCGCACACATATATTACTGATGCCGGCAAGGTCTTTTTTCTATCATAGGAAATGAAATTAATTCAACAAAAAACGATTCCCATCGAATATCAAGCATCTATCATACTCGTGAATCGGTACCGAAAGACCTTTCAAAACAAACAATAAGGGGGCTTTATAAGTTATGTCGAAAATAAAACTCATCCTAGCCATTGTCATAGGTCTGATTGCAATAAACGGCTGCGCTAGTATCAAGGAGAATCAGTTCAAATTGGAAGCTGTTATAACGGCTATTGAAGATCAGGGAGTGAAATTAACAGCCTTCGGAGTAGTCGGCCATACATTAAATTTAAACAACGTTGTCCCTGAGATGTACGGTGTAGAAACGCCAGGATCGACAGAAAACGGTGATCTTGAATATGTAAATTTTTATATTTTTAATACGGAACAAGCTCGAGTAAAGGGAGTTAAAGAGTTCAATAAAGAGATGGAAAATGCCCGATTTACAACTTTCCCTTTTTTGTATGAGAGAGGAAACGCTCTCGTTATTTACTGGAGTAAATCCAGGGAAAATCCCCTGTTTGGTAAATCGATTAAAACGGCACTTGAAGGTTTGAAATAAGGTTGATAATCGAACTGGAGGAAATGCAACATGATCATAATGATAAACGGAGCTTTTGGAGCTGGCAAAACAACAGTTGCAAACCAACTCCTTAAATGTATCTCCAACAGTATGATATACGACCCTGAAGAAGTAGGCTACATGCTGCGAAACATTATAACGGACGAATTAAAAACGCCGGACGAGCAGACAGACAATTTCCAAGATATGGAATTGTGGAAAATGCTTGTGGTTAAGGTCGCTGAGTTATTGCGGAATAAATATGACAAAAACATTATTGTACCAATGACAATTTTCAATAAGGCTTATTTTCATTATATATTCAATGGCTTTAAGGAGATCGATGACAGAACGTATCATTTTTGCTTGATAGCCAAAGAAGAAACGATATTTGAACGCCTAAGACAGCGTGGAGAGCTTGAAGGGAACTGGTGCTTCCAGCAAACGGCCAAATGTTTGGAGTCATATAAAGATACATGCTTCGAAGAATATATTATGACTGATGGTGTGGACATAGCTGATGTAGTAAAAACCATCGAAACAAGAATCCGCTGTTTGACAATGCTCACCTAAAGCAGAAATGGGTTTTTGATCAAAAATGAGCGAAGTGTGGCCTATTGATGTAAACCATAGAATGAATAATTTTTTATTTTGAGCGGATGTGTCACAAAAACGATCCCCCAAACGACATAAGGGAAAACGGTTGGAGGGGATTCGAATGAATCATAACAAATGGGATGTTGTAATCGTGGGCGGCGGACTGAGCGGCTGGATATCGGCAGCTTATGCGGCGAGGGGCGGTAAGCGTGTATTACTCGTGGAAAAGGCGGACACGTTCGGCGGCAGGGCAGCAACAAATACGCGGGAAGGCGTGGCGCTGAATCTGGGCGGGCATGCAGTGTACCTGGACGGAGAGCTGCCCGCCGTACTTAAAGACCTCGGTATCGCGCTCGAAGGAGGAAATCCCGGATCCTCGGGGCACGGTGTATTGAACGGGGGGGTATACACGCTGCCAGGGTCGACGATGTCACTGTTCACCTCTCGGTTGCTGTCGTGGCCCGGAAAGATCGCACTTTCCCGCATCATTCTAGGCGTGAAAAAACTTGATGAAAGCCGGCTCCCAGCCGGCTCGCTGACCGAATGGGCGGAGCGTTGTATTCGAGAACCGCAGGTGCGTCACCTGTTCTATGCGCTTTGTCGGACAGCCACTTACGCGCACCAGCAGGATATCCAACTCGCCGGTCCTGTTCTCAGGCAGATCAAGCATGTACTGAATGGGGGCGTGTTGTATGTGGACGGCGGATGGCGGACGATTATCGACCGTCTCAGGAAGGCTGCGACAGCAACCGGCCTCGTTGACGCCGTCAGCGGGAAAGTCGTTGAACAAGTCAGTGCAGTCGCCCGACTGGCCGAAGATTCAACTGAACCTCATGAGTCCGGCGGCTTCGAGATTCGGTTGGCTGACGGTGAAGCCGTTCTTGCAGATGCCGTGGTCATGGCGGTACCGCCTGCTGAATGCTGCCGGATCGTGAACGGGGCCGAACACACATCGCTGGATGTATGGCGCAAGCAAGCCAGACCGGTCACTTCGGCCTGCCTTGACCTCGTCATGCGAAGGCTCACAAGACCGAATATCCAGTTCGTGATGGGGATTGATTCACCTTTCCTGTTTACGAACCAGTCACGCGCTGCTAATCTTGGACGTAACGGGTTGTTGGCTGTTTCCGTTATTAAGTATCACGGAGCCGCAGCGCCGGACGCCGCACTCGACAGGACGGATATGGAGCGCAGCCTCGATCTGCTGCAGCCCGGCTGGCGCGACGAAGTCGTCGCCCGTCAGTATTTGCCGCATATGACTGTAGTCTATGATCACGCGCATACGGGTCGCGTGGCTCTGCCGGGGCCCGACGTTCCTGAAATGCCGGGGCTTTATGTGGCAGGCGACTGGGCCGGGCATCGGGAGCTGCTGGCCGACGCGGCTGCTGCCAGCGCTAAACGCGCCGCCGAGGCTTTGCTTCAAGGGAGGGCGCAGGAAACGTTGAGAGGAGTCTTGAATGGAAACAGGTCAGCTGTATGAAACTTATAGACCGCTCTTATTTTCAATTGCGTACCGGTTGTTAGGCAGTGTAACGGATGCAGAGGATACCGTACAGGAGACCTTTATGGTCTGGAGTGAGCGGATCATCCGAGACAGTGCCGTTGTTGCACCTGTCCATAATGAGAAGGCTTTTCTCTGCCGGGTCATTACGAATTTATGCGCCGATCGGATCCGCAAGGAAAGCAGGCGCAGGGAGACTTATATTGGACCTTGGCTGCCGGAGCCGTTGATTGAGGATTTCGGGGGACCGGAGGATATATGCGTACGCAAGGAAACGATCCATACCGCTTATCTGCTCTTACTGCAGCAGCTTAGTGCGATTGAACGGACGGTATTTGTGCTGCGCGAAGCTTTCGATTTCAGCTATGACGAGATCGCTGAGATTACAGGCAAGAGTACGGCGAATTGCCGTCAGATTTTCCGAAGATCCAAGCGCGGCATACCGGCGCTTGAGCCGGATCCGCAGCCGGCGCCTCAGACCGATAACGAGCAGCTTAGGAGCATCCTCCTGGAGTTTGCGCAATCCCTCGAGCGCGGCGATATCGGGCGTGTCCTGCAGCTGCTTAAGAGCGATGCAGTCCTGCTTAGTGACGGCGGCGGTAAAGTGAAAGCGGCCCTCAATCCGATCCATTCCAGCGAGCGAATTATCGCATTCGTGGCTGGAACGGCCGCGAAGCTGCCGTCCAATACGGAGATATCGTTCCGAATAGTCAACGGCCTGCCTGGACTTGTCTACAAGATAGGTGGCATCGTACATTATGCCGTTTCACTTGCGTTTAAGGGCGGCCAGATTACATCTATTTATATGGTTTCAAACCCCGACAAGCTGGTTCACCTGAATCAGGCAGACTAAGTGATCCCTGTCGGGGTCTTTTTTTCTCTCTTTTTTTTCAGCTGCGAATTGGACGTAATTGCGAAGTTTCTAAAGCGTCTCTACTGATCCCACAAAAAGAATTACGCCGCTTTGCAGATCTTGTATCGCGAATAGGAACGGGCGGTTGACCGTCATTTGGAAGTTGCCTTCCGGTGGAGCGCTCGTGGTTTCGACTCCGACCATCGTTACGGCAGCAGCTTCGGTACCTTGTTCGGAGACATCGACCAGCGTCTTATGCACGACCTTGCTGATAAAGAGCCGACGGTCACCGCTTGTGTCTGCCATTTCATTGAAGTCCGCTTTTCCCGGGTCAAACGGCAAGCTCATGCCCATGGCCTTCAATGTGTCTATTAAGTCAAGCATGCCCTCTACTCGGAATTTCGGCAGGGCCAACTGCCCGTTGAAGCGGGTAAAAGGCTTCGTCCATAAGCCGGGATCTGCCAGCAGCTTCGCCGTCGTCATTCGGTCGGCATTCTTACGCGGCAGCACGACGAGCATGCCCATTTGACCATCGCCGTATGGCAACCGCACCGCTTGATACTCATCGGTCTCATCGTATTCGAACTTGCCTTCTTGATGCATGAAAGGAATGTGCTGCACCTTTCCGTCCGATTTCGTAAAGTCGCCGTCCTTCGTGTCTTCCGGCTCGAACGGCCTTTTCCATGTCCCGTTAAAGTAAAGAGCGTTGAGCAGCATCAACTTCGTCATCTCAGACACGGGCTCATCCAGAATCGTTGGAATGAGGCCCTGTGTCTCCTTATCGACCCAATTGTTGATCTCCTTCAACACAGCGGGATCGCTCAACTTGCGTTCGTTCAGTTCCGCTCCGTACGCAGATTTCACGCTATCGAGGTAAGGCTTCTTAAACGGCCAACCTTGCTGCAGCCAGAGCGAGTTGGCCATTGACAGCTTAACACCGGGGCCGGGCTGAAGCAGAAGCTCCCGCAGCTTTCGCTGCTCATCATTTAGCACTTTCGCAGGCAGCCCCTCCAAATGCAGGGTCTTTGCCATTTGGTCCAGTGTCGGACCTGCCGCACCGTTCATCGTCATCGACAGCGCTTGTACGATGCTAATTGGTGATACAACAATGTTTTCTCCGGGCTTTTCCTGCTTCAATTTCCCGATCAGCTCGAGACCGAACGTATTCGATGACTGCGCAACGCGTGAGTCGGTTTGCGCCGATAGGCGAGCGCGTTCCTGTGCGGATATCGGTTTGCGATCGGGTTGCCCGCATGAAGTTAACAACAGAACAGCAGTAATTGCAACTATCATTGATTTGCGTAACATCGAGACCCCTCGTTTCATCTCATCTATACTCATATCGACGATACACGCCCAGAGAAGGTTGCGCATGCGCCGGGCATTCCTCTTACCAAATTTTATATAAACAGGCGTGTAGGAGGAAAAGCTTGACCAGCTATAGAATAGCTTATTTACAGAATTTATGGGGGGAATCAAATTGGAAACAGAGATAAGAGCTTTACTTAACGACGATATCTTGAACGAATCCGCCGGCAAATACGGATATGATAAGAACGATCTGAGCGACTTGCACGGGTTTCAAAACTTTGTCTACGAGGTGAATCGAGATACGAAGAGTTGTATTATTAGAATTGCCCATAGTTCCCACCGTTCCTTGAGTATGATCGAAGCTGAACTGTATTGGATTATATATTTGTGCAATCACGGGGTGAATGCTGCCGCACCAATCCGATCTTTAGAGGGCGAGCTTGTCAATAAAATCAATCATGGGGACTCCTATTTTATCGCTACAGCTTTTGAAAAGGCAGCCGGAGCCAAACCGGACTATGTGGCCTTTATGGAAGATAAAAATCTGATACAAAGGTTAGGGCGGACTACCGGGAAGATACATGCGTTATCGAAAAAGTACAAGATAGAGAAAGGACCCGTAGATCGATGCGACTGGAAGGAAAATAATTACCTTACCAAGTTTACCGAATATATCCCTGTCTCCTACGCTCATATAATAGAAAAAACACAGTACTTTCTAAATGAATTATTACAATTACCCAAAGATGCAGCTTCGTTCGGTTTGATTCATGGCGATATTCACCTTAATAATTTGCATGTGCATAACGATGAAGTGACGCTTTTTGATTTTGATGAGTGTGAATACAACTGGTTTGCGGCGGATATAGCAAATCCGCTGTTTTATGCAACGCCGCTGCCGAGTGATGGAACAGAGGAGCGAAATCGTACTGCAAAACGGTTTTACGATTACTTTATGGAGGGATATTTCCGGGAGAACACTCTTGATTCATACTGGCTGAAGAGAATCCCCTTGTTTCTCAGACTCCGGGAAATTCTCGTTTACTCGGGTGCTTTTCGCAGCTTGGATTTAAATAACCTGCATCCATGGTCGAAAGAAATGCTTGAAACCACGACCAGTAATATTGAAAATGATTTACCTTTTCTTGATATCGATTTTACATAGTTTAACCTAGGAGGAACAATAATGGACCATGGCTTTAAGAAAGATACAATAAAGGCACTGACAGATTTGATTGTTGAACATTATGTATTTCCAGAAACGGCTGTGAGCCTTCGAAGCGAACTTACTCAAATGAATGAGATCGAATACGAAGGATTCCAGGATTATTCAATGTTTGCAGACCTGCTAACCTCGAAATTACAGAGCTCTTCTGGGGATAAACATTTACGAATTCGGCACTGCACAGAAAAAGCCCAAGTTGAGGATTCCCGAAAGAATAGTAACGAAGATGATTTCTTCACAATGATCAGGCTGGATAACTACGGGTTCACCAAAACCGAGCGGTTACCGGGGAATATCGGGCTGCTGCAATTTGATGCATTTATGCCGCCTGAGCTTGCTGGAGAAACAGTAACCAGCGCAATGGCTTTCCTAGCAAACACCTCCTGCATGATCATTGATTTGCGGAATAATCATGGCGGTTCTCCTTATATGGTAGCGTTCATCTCGAGCTATTTGCTCGAACCGTCGCCTACGCATCTGAACAATCTGTATTGGAGAAAAAATGATGAAACTCAGCAGTTTTGGAGCCTGCCCTATGTTCCGGGTAAGAAATTTGGCGGTACTAAGCCGCTGTATATTTTAACAAGTCGGAGAACATTTTCGGCCGCCGAGGAATTTGCTTACAACCTTCAGTCAATAGGCCGGGCGATTATTGTCGGGGAGCGGACTGGCGGCGGGGCTCACCCGGGGAGAATGCATAGAATAAACAGGGAGTTTGAAGTATTTATCCCTGACGGCCGCGCAATAAATCCGATAACCAAAGACAATTGGGAGGGAGTGGGGGTTCGTCCCGATATCGAAGTCCCAGAAGATAATGCATTCGATACTGCTTACACCGCTCTTCTTGAAAAAGAACTCAAACGTCTATCGGATGAACCAATCCCGGGAGGATATGAGAGATTGAGGGATGAAATAAAACAAACGCTCGAGAAAAAAGTGCTCGCTTGATTCATAATCAAGGCCAGTGGAATTCAAGGAGATTAATGATGGACAAGAACGAATTAATCCCAAGAAACAAGTTTGACTATAAAAGTGTGGAAAAATTAAAAAAAGAAAACAAAGAAACGATAGTACAAGTCCTGCCTCAACTACTTGAATCGCTGCAAGACATGAATTGGCCGATCGCTCAAGATATAGAGGATTTGCTAATCGATTATGGGCATCTTTTAATACCTCATATCCGGGCTGTCTTAAATTCTAACGATGGCGGATGGAAGTGGTCTTTACTTTATGGGTTAATAAACCGGTTATCCACTCAAGAATTGTCTGAGTTAAGGACCGATCTTGAGCGTATGAAATACCATCCAACTCAAGATGAAGTAGACGAAGAACTTACGGGAAAAATTGATGAGCTCTTAGCAAAATTTTTATAATGTTTTTTGTATTTGATTGAGGGCACCGGCGCCCCCTTCAGTAACCCATTTCCCTGATTGAACGAAGGGGGCTTTCCGATCCAAAATATGGCCTCTCGAAAATGTCTCAAATCGATGCAAGCGCTCTACAGTGAGCTAGCGGCCGCTATCGAAGATTACAGAACCTGCCGCAGAAATTGGCCGGTATGGGACGCTTCAACAAGCGCCACCTGCTCCGGCGTGCCGGCAGCCATGAGCATTCCTCCTGCATCACCGCCTTCGGGACCGATGTCTATGACCCAGTCCGAATCGCGGATGACATCCAGGTTATGCTCCACCGCGATGATCGTATGGCCGGCATCCACCAGCTTGTTCAGAAGGATCAGCAACCGGCGGGCGTCAACGGGATGAAGACCGGTAGTCGGCTCGTCAAGCAAATAAAGCGTATGCTGTTTCGTTTTACGGTTAAGCTCTTTCGCCAGCTTGACCCTTTGACATTC
This is a stretch of genomic DNA from Paenibacillus sp. sptzw28. It encodes these proteins:
- a CDS encoding FAD-dependent oxidoreductase; the encoded protein is MNHNKWDVVIVGGGLSGWISAAYAARGGKRVLLVEKADTFGGRAATNTREGVALNLGGHAVYLDGELPAVLKDLGIALEGGNPGSSGHGVLNGGVYTLPGSTMSLFTSRLLSWPGKIALSRIILGVKKLDESRLPAGSLTEWAERCIREPQVRHLFYALCRTATYAHQQDIQLAGPVLRQIKHVLNGGVLYVDGGWRTIIDRLRKAATATGLVDAVSGKVVEQVSAVARLAEDSTEPHESGGFEIRLADGEAVLADAVVMAVPPAECCRIVNGAEHTSLDVWRKQARPVTSACLDLVMRRLTRPNIQFVMGIDSPFLFTNQSRAANLGRNGLLAVSVIKYHGAAAPDAALDRTDMERSLDLLQPGWRDEVVARQYLPHMTVVYDHAHTGRVALPGPDVPEMPGLYVAGDWAGHRELLADAAAASAKRAAEALLQGRAQETLRGVLNGNRSAV
- the sigJ gene encoding RNA polymerase sigma factor SigJ yields the protein METGQLYETYRPLLFSIAYRLLGSVTDAEDTVQETFMVWSERIIRDSAVVAPVHNEKAFLCRVITNLCADRIRKESRRRETYIGPWLPEPLIEDFGGPEDICVRKETIHTAYLLLLQQLSAIERTVFVLREAFDFSYDEIAEITGKSTANCRQIFRRSKRGIPALEPDPQPAPQTDNEQLRSILLEFAQSLERGDIGRVLQLLKSDAVLLSDGGGKVKAALNPIHSSERIIAFVAGTAAKLPSNTEISFRIVNGLPGLVYKIGGIVHYAVSLAFKGGQITSIYMVSNPDKLVHLNQAD
- a CDS encoding AAA family ATPase, coding for MIIMINGAFGAGKTTVANQLLKCISNSMIYDPEEVGYMLRNIITDELKTPDEQTDNFQDMELWKMLVVKVAELLRNKYDKNIIVPMTIFNKAYFHYIFNGFKEIDDRTYHFCLIAKEETIFERLRQRGELEGNWCFQQTAKCLESYKDTCFEEYIMTDGVDIADVVKTIETRIRCLTMLT
- a CDS encoding RNA polymerase sigma factor: MPESERLLLQVDPVQVDANNDDEPRPIKEADLVAKARTGDPDAFGELVRSSRSKAFGLAYAMTRDHHLAEDVVQDALVRAFLHLGTLIDSSRFTPWLTKIVRNEANMKLRRGGPHRNERPFTSCVTFEGGTERPSGVGTAGQHTARQDWSDIDRVLFHLSRSALDAARQTNDPSTALLRKELIDGIRSLLHCLSRRERRIFFEAYFFDQLPPQDIAALLDTAVANVYNGISRSRTKIQQERIRVHISLYVKQPQQSGKPVKRLLAPPLYKITWKD
- a CDS encoding phosphotransferase enzyme family protein → METEIRALLNDDILNESAGKYGYDKNDLSDLHGFQNFVYEVNRDTKSCIIRIAHSSHRSLSMIEAELYWIIYLCNHGVNAAAPIRSLEGELVNKINHGDSYFIATAFEKAAGAKPDYVAFMEDKNLIQRLGRTTGKIHALSKKYKIEKGPVDRCDWKENNYLTKFTEYIPVSYAHIIEKTQYFLNELLQLPKDAASFGLIHGDIHLNNLHVHNDEVTLFDFDECEYNWFAADIANPLFYATPLPSDGTEERNRTAKRFYDYFMEGYFRENTLDSYWLKRIPLFLRLREILVYSGAFRSLDLNNLHPWSKEMLETTTSNIENDLPFLDIDFT
- a CDS encoding serpin family protein yields the protein MLRKSMIVAITAVLLLTSCGQPDRKPISAQERARLSAQTDSRVAQSSNTFGLELIGKLKQEKPGENIVVSPISIVQALSMTMNGAAGPTLDQMAKTLHLEGLPAKVLNDEQRKLRELLLQPGPGVKLSMANSLWLQQGWPFKKPYLDSVKSAYGAELNERKLSDPAVLKEINNWVDKETQGLIPTILDEPVSEMTKLMLLNALYFNGTWKRPFEPEDTKDGDFTKSDGKVQHIPFMHQEGKFEYDETDEYQAVRLPYGDGQMGMLVVLPRKNADRMTTAKLLADPGLWTKPFTRFNGQLALPKFRVEGMLDLIDTLKAMGMSLPFDPGKADFNEMADTSGDRRLFISKVVHKTLVDVSEQGTEAAAVTMVGVETTSAPPEGNFQMTVNRPFLFAIQDLQSGVILFVGSVETL
- a CDS encoding S41 family peptidase, with amino-acid sequence MDHGFKKDTIKALTDLIVEHYVFPETAVSLRSELTQMNEIEYEGFQDYSMFADLLTSKLQSSSGDKHLRIRHCTEKAQVEDSRKNSNEDDFFTMIRLDNYGFTKTERLPGNIGLLQFDAFMPPELAGETVTSAMAFLANTSCMIIDLRNNHGGSPYMVAFISSYLLEPSPTHLNNLYWRKNDETQQFWSLPYVPGKKFGGTKPLYILTSRRTFSAAEEFAYNLQSIGRAIIVGERTGGGAHPGRMHRINREFEVFIPDGRAINPITKDNWEGVGVRPDIEVPEDNAFDTAYTALLEKELKRLSDEPIPGGYERLRDEIKQTLEKKVLA
- a CDS encoding DUF5071 domain-containing protein; the encoded protein is MMDKNELIPRNKFDYKSVEKLKKENKETIVQVLPQLLESLQDMNWPIAQDIEDLLIDYGHLLIPHIRAVLNSNDGGWKWSLLYGLINRLSTQELSELRTDLERMKYHPTQDEVDEELTGKIDELLAKFL